A window from Megalobrama amblycephala isolate DHTTF-2021 linkage group LG21, ASM1881202v1, whole genome shotgun sequence encodes these proteins:
- the park7 gene encoding Parkinson disease protein 7 homolog, translating into MAGKRALVILAKGAEEMETVIPVDVMRRAGIAVTVAGLAGKEPVQCSRDVMICPDSSLEDARKQGPYDVVLLPGGLLGAQNLSESPAVKEVLKDQEGRKGLIAAICAGPTALLAHGIAYGSTVTTHPGAKDKMMAGDHYKYSEARVQKDGNVITSRGPGTSFEFALTIVEELMGSEVAAQVKAPLILKD; encoded by the exons ATGGCCGGTAAAAGAGCTCTAGTGATCCTGGCGAAGGGTGCGGAGGAGATGGAGACGGTGATCCCGGTGGATGTCATGCGCAGAGCGGGG aTTGCTGTTACTGTGGCGGGTCTGGCGGGTAAAGAGCCAGTGCAATGCAGTCGTGATGTCATGATCTGCCCAGACTCAAGTCTGGAGGACGCCCGCAAACAG GGTCCATATGATGTCGTACTTCTGCCTGGAGGTTTGCTTGGAGCTCAGAACCTTTCTGAG tcTCCCGCTGTGAAAGAGGTGTTGAAGGACCAGGAGGGCAGGAAGGGTCTGATCGCTGCAATCTGTGCAG GCCCGACGGCACTTTTGGCTCACGGTATTGCATATGGCAGCACGGTTACCACCCATCCAGGTGCCAAGGACAAGATGATGGCTGGAG aTCATTATAAATATTCAGAGGCTCGAGTTCAGAAGGATGGCAACGTGATCACCAGCAGAGGGCCAGGAACCAGCTTTGAGTTTGCCTTGACTATAGTGGAGGAGCTCATGGGTTCAGAGGTCGCTGCCCAAGTCAAAGCCCCACTCATCCTGAAAGACTAA